The genomic segment ACGGCTTTATCCGTTATGAAAGACAGCTGGGACCCACTGTCAAGTAGGGCTTTGAGGTAAATTGGAGTGCCATCTCGAGCGAAGACTTTCACCTTTGCTGTTGGCAAAAGAACATCATTATAGTTATTCGCTGCCAAAGAGGCAGGTGATGCAACGACTGGTGTGGTATCACTATTGTGTAAGTCGGTGTTGACATGTAGCAGAGTGTGATGTGCCATTTTGCACTCTGTGCACCGGAAGTGGTACCTACACTTTCTTGTGTGTGCACTTAGACAGATGTTACACAGGCTCTTCTCTTTAACAAACTGAACTCTTTTCTTTGCAGGTAATAATTTGAAACCGggacataaatataatttgtgaTTCAACTTACAGTATAGACAAGCTGGTGGTTGAGCCGTAGCATTGGTAACTACTGCTCTGCCTGCTGGACCTCGATACTGCTCCCTTGGATCTCTGGGCTGCTGCAGCCGCTGCTGGCCGATACCTGGTTCAGCATTCTCCATCGCCAGGGCCCTCTTGGTCAGGAAGGCAAGGAAGTCGTCCATTGTTGGATCTTGCTGGGTGTCCCTCTCAAGCTGGTACGCTCGGCTCGTGAACAAATCTAGTTTGCGGGATAGAACACACAACAATATAGCATCCCAATATTGCGTATTTGGCTCTAAGTTGGATAATGCAGCAAGTTCCTGTCTAACTGTAGCAACAAATTCCCTAAGATTGCTTGCTGTTGATTTTGTTACAGGTTTCATATCAAGGATGGTGGTAATATGTTCGTTTACAATTCTAAACTTATTGTTATACCTATTGTCCAATAGAGTAATGGCCTTATTGTAACTATCTGCCGTCAGTGGTAAGTTTTTTATTAGGTCTAGCGCCTCATCTTTCAAATAAGATCGTAAATAGTATAGCTTTTGAACAAAATCAATAGATTTGTTACTATCAATCAATGAATTAAATAAGTTGATGAAAGGCGTGTAATCCGTAAACTTTCCACTGAAAACAGGCACATCAATTgctggtaattttaatttacatgATGGGGACGAAGCTTGCTGGTTGGAATCGCGCTCACGACGACTAATCTCATTGTTTATTATAGTGAGAATGCTATAGTACTTATTTTCGACCTCTGTTATGTCGCTTTCGAGGTTGGCATTTTTATCTAACGACAACATTTTTATGTTTGAAGTTTCATATTCTGAAAATGCTTGCATTAGCTTTTGTTTTTTGGCAAGCAGTGTTTCAGTTTGCGCGGAAGAAACATTTTCCTGAGTCGACACAGAGTTGTAAATACGTGTAATTGTACCTTTGAGATATCCTCGCGTGGCAACCAGCTCGCTAGTCGTCGTCATCTTGCACAAACTTAGCACCAATCACTTACtatgtaattaattaactaaataatgttattttcactgtttgttataatgtaaacaaacgAAAATTGCAATAAAACTCGTCGGCGTCGGCGGTAAAAACTCGCTGTGAGATTTCTGCGCGCTCGCTGGTTGAATGAACTACTCATACGACGCGCGCAGGCTCGGCCGATTCTGGGAAATAAACTTGCGAATGGGGAAGAGTGAAGCGGACGCGTTGATCGTGATTGGACGCTGTCAAATGTAAAGCGCCAATCAGTGACGTCGATTGCTAGGCAAGCTCGTGAAGTATAATCCCCGGTGGCCTCGTGTGACGACCCCGTCGTCGTTCCCTCCAAATTTCTTCCTTTGCGCGCGCGACGTTGCCGTTCCGTGCTTGCGCCCCAAGAGAAAATGGCGGCGTAATTGAAAGCAATGCCGACCAAAATGGAAATTCTTGATTTCTTCGTATGATCGTCTTCTTGCGTGGCGGGAAGGCGTTGTACCAATAAAGATGGTATATATTGCGTCGCGCTGCGAAGTGTCGTCGCTCTGCTCCAAATCGTGATGCTTGTAGCGCAAAATTTCCGAAGCGTTATTTCTTCTCCAAAACATAGCCATAGGTCGCTGGTtcaaatccggctcgaaggaccatgtcaGCTGGGGCTAGTGGACTGTATGTGTAGATGTTGAGGTTGAGCTGCTTTCACTGCACTAATTAAAACAGATTAAAACACTCGGAGACTTGAATAAACACTTTTATTTCGCGTAAATTATGCGAGCAACAAATGGAGCTTACAACGATGATGGACGAAATGTAACAGGAAGTGACGTCAGACTaacaaactatattttttattttttaaattgtgttggtgttgccaacagtcCGTCTTTCGCGAcgaaacggagcgacgaattgacgcgattttttaagtggaataGCTGAAAGGATGAAGAGTGACATTATGCTGctctttgtctctttctaacccccacCTTCCCTGAAATGGGGGGTGAAGTTTGTAtgaagcattccgcaattttcaaggctAAAAAATGGTACGCGTACTATTTATGACTCACAAAAATATCatgcattattttgttttattttaatttgcccCCAATCCCTTCGAAGAggaggtgaaattttatatgggtcttttcgcagttttcaaggttggaagctaaaaattagatcattaggaaaggggaaccgttactccgaatttaacgcgagcgaagccgcaggCAGAAGTTAgtattaaatattaccaaacGAACTATGTGGTTTAGCGAGGTACCTATGCCATTAGGTGGTATGCTGATGAGGTAAGTACCAAATTAactaattgtataacaatattttatgtttttttttataaatagaacgTCTAGGGCGCTGTGCTGAGGTTTATCTTGCAGCTCCTTTTCCACTGCTATATACttaggttgtaagaagctgcagtgtTTGTTAtgtacgttatgtaaaaaatacgattcaaaatgtagtttatgttagatatttttttaatttgaattatggCATGGTGTCCAATTATAggtaccttttaattttatttttttaaatgaggtgGTTAGTAccatttgtgctcggttaatgttAAATACTTGGGAGTTAAACATAATTTACTAACGAGGAGCgggtgtatatacagggtgttagtgacatcgtaacgaatactcagagggatgattcaggccatgattctgagttaatatcaagtggaattttccgtcgcaaaattcatgttattttttttagtttttttaaattattttcaattctatacttttgcgatggaaaattccacttgacattaactcagaataatgagctgaatcatccctctcagtattcgttacgatgtcacttacaccccatacaagtacatacagtagccatacaagtaggtatgggtgttagtgacactgtaacgaatactgaaggggatgattcagaccatgattctgagtcgatatcaagtggaatttcctgtcggagaagtcatgaaaattttagagattatttaaattagtttccgtttcatacttttgcgacggaaaattccacttgacatcaactcagaatcatggcctgaatcatccctcaaagttttcgttacgatgtcactaacaccctgtattttacaCTTTTTAAGGACAATCCCAATTTGGTAAACGTACGTATTTCTAGGTCTATTAGTACCATAATTACAGAGTAACAAACATAAAGATAAAAATGACGTCACACAGACTCACAGCCTAAGCCGGCTGATTACACATGTACTTACCTTGTATAAAGGCAGACTGACTCGGTCTAATTCCTTTGAAAGAACACAGAGCCTTGTACCAAGGCTTGTACTCTACTATGTAGATGTCTGTCTTTGACTTAGCTTTAATGAAAGCGTGTAGTTTCCATCTCATCTAGTGTTGATTCcagtttttaagttatacctgtcattttctaatccgccgaaaaggaaagagacgtaatcgacaggcatagaattagaacaaaaataaccgtcccaaaattttatattgcccAATAACCAGACAGATACTCAtgatacttaccacatttatgacaataaatttcatttcatttcatttcatttcatttcatttcatttcatttcatttcatttcatttcatttcatttcatttcatttcatttcatttcatttcatttcgtttcgtttcatttcgtttcgtttcgtttcatttcagaaataagttgacagcacacgtcaaacgggttgcactTCAACGAGGCCTATTTTATTCTCCCGGGATACTCATtcattcactttaaaattaactgcaatcgcttctgtaaaaaactggaactgtcaaattttcaggttaggtaagcggaacctgtgaaaaacgggataatgctagggtgattgttagcaaactctacaataaaacgtaaaaattagtaacatacccagttttaatcagtaaatgttaagtagctcaaatatctctcttattacggaaaccaaatattattactacaaattataataagaaatattaatacaaaagaatacaacaaatagtctttcagttttcgcttctctccacaataatcgtcttcacttgtttttttttcctcgtagtcgcagacggaacacccgccaaaacgtttttctcttaaaaagtgacgtaacgttccttttttgaaattgccaacatgaTGATGATCTAAGAACAAGCACCCAGAAGTTTAACGTAGGTACACAAATTGTttgttcacaaaattatgtttgTTGAAACAATGATGTTCTGTGGTACCGATATCGATACAGTAATTAACCCAATAAATATTGTTCGCCATACCGTACCGCATACGAAATTCAGTGACTTAACCTAGTCTATATTATACCCGTCAAATAATGTGATTGCGTGGTAATAAATCATAATCAAAGCTTCACGAGGGTCGTTACGTGTCCCATCCTGGTACTATTGGTATTGGATATGGTTCTTAATGTTTTAGTTTTAGGTTCGAAAAGCACCTTTTTTGAACCTTCTgggctccatcttaggcctcgtcaatgtcttcgggcaagtctgtcCTTGTAGACTTGTACAAGTAACAAGttctaaatactgtaatatgtaataataaataaatacagtttCATATAAGTGTATAAATTATGTAGAGTATGCGTTTATGTAGAGtgtcgtcatcatcagcccatcaacgtccccactgctggggcacgggccttccctatggatggatagggagatcgggccttaaaccatcacgcgggcccagtgcggattgatggttattaacgactgctaatgcagccgggaccaacggcttaacgtgccttccgaagcacggaggagctcgagatgaaaacttttttttgtggtcacccatcctatgaccggcctttgcgaaagttgctttacttcaacaatcgcagaccgagcgtgttaaccgctgcgccaccgagctcctcatgtagagtgtattaaaatacattttaatatgtttataattttacagacttacttacctattcaGTTTTTTAGTAGTCTGtttagcaataaaaataaataggtaaatattggGTGTTTTTCAACGATTTGGAGATTTTCAAGGCACTCtgagtttgcgtgctccaccttataccacatcgctgctttagACCAGGCTGaatcgtggtcaaacgcacaaatcttttaattaaaaaagtctATATGTATAGAGTTTCTGAGTTGAGAcctaacataattttaaatcatGACAAAATACATTCTCATTCGTCACGTTgtttactaagtttattaagagTCCCATACAGTAAGTACAAAATACAGGTACTGGAAAATTTCATTCCGAGTACCAGGGTTTCATAGCACGAGAAGAATTTTCCACCGCTCGTCCAATGACTAAATCCCTCTGTCACATGTCAGAACCACACAACGGTCCAATTACGGCGACCCGGTCCTATTCACAGATGATAAATTCGCGAGAATTATTGCtgtttttattacctacttgttttatAGCAAAAAAACGTTTCGTTAATTGAAAACGAGCGTAAACTTTGAGCAATTTGCGATATTCAGTGAACCGTTTGTTTGATGACAATCGTGTCCAAGTATTGGACCCATATATATAGTCTAGCTACCTACATAGTCTAACAACAAAAGACATTTCATTACCATGTCTTACTAATCTTACAATCTGTTGCCAAATTAATTACGTGGGTGGTGATTATGACATTTCTCATgtattacaaatatattttaagccTTGCGAGAAATACTAATTGGTATCAAAAGCTCGTTACTTGTTTATATTGTTTCATTAGTGCCTGTACTTTCATGGAACTGATTATATAAAGTTTTGATTTGAATACTTACCTGTCTCGTAACGTAATTAAGCTGTCGTAAAGTGAAGAGTTTCATGTCTTCGAATTATGTTACCCTAATATTGATATGCCGGTCTAGTACTGTAGCAAAGTCCATTTTTACAGGTCGGTCGAACAGCACTCCATGTAGCATGCGAAGGTGGGCACTGTACTACCGCTGCGCTCCTGGTATCGCGGGGGGCGGCACGGGAGGCGCGAGACAACTCAGGCCGAACCCCGTTACACTTAGCAGCTGTTCACCGTCATACAGAACTTGTAAGGACGCTGCTCGAGACGGAATGCCAAGTCGACGCTACAGACAACGTAAGTTCTCAAAAGTTCATGCCGCCCTGGTACTTGTGGTAATGTAAGTCTTAGTCAGGGATTTTCTCACGGCCAAAGCCGTTGATTTCCTTGTTGCCTTATCGGTTGACGTCACCCAATTCGGATGTTTGTTagtttataaagttatttgtCACGTTCTGTATT from the Pectinophora gossypiella chromosome 11, ilPecGoss1.1, whole genome shotgun sequence genome contains:
- the LOC126370653 gene encoding uncharacterized protein LOC126370653 isoform X2, encoding MQAFSEYETSNIKMLSLDKNANLESDITEVENKYYSILTIINNEISRRERDSNQQASSPSCKLKLPAIDVPVFSGKFTDYTPFINLFNSLIDSNKSIDFVQKLYYLRSYLKDEALDLIKNLPLTADSYNKAITLLDNRYNNKFRIVNEHITTILDMKPVTKSTASNLREFVATVRQELAALSNLEPNTQYWDAILLCVLSRKLDLFTSRAYQLERDTQQDPTMDDFLAFLTKRALAMENAEPGIGQQRLQQPRDPREQYRGPAGRAVVTNATAQPPACLYCPAADVGVAGASELPVGATA